One window from the genome of Tachysurus vachellii isolate PV-2020 chromosome 5, HZAU_Pvac_v1, whole genome shotgun sequence encodes:
- the nat14 gene encoding probable N-acetyltransferase 14, whose protein sequence is MAHLDLGNVVLRRMGEEDIEAVKALIKQGCEGMENRLILHLLTRPLAVLLLATFSSVLRFVVHSFMLALFIPVFLLIVYLKLTIPRSVGILGSSRPYWDYLGSSYQASSEPDLHNPHAAKAKFVTDQEKAKRRKKAKEKYRSKETKKGKAEDREKVDEDDLKERARVAGEVWVAENDGEVLGCIARDGWSRNGVYRICRLVVQSWYRREGLGRLLVQSLEFRAKQSGVRRVYAHVPFPSKVGEAFFRKLGYRLQGETSGVEGEEEEDYEEPGKAMLGFPVTKVFVKDLGL, encoded by the exons ATGGCGCACTTGGACCTGGGAAATGTAGTGCTTCGGCGGATGGGAGAAGAGGATATTGAGGCTGTAAAGGCTCTTATAAAG CAAGGATGTGAAGGGATGGAGAACCGGCTCATCCTGCACCTCCTTACTAGACCACTGGCGGTCCTGTTGCTCGCTACATTCTCCTCTGTGCTCCGCTTTGTAGTGCACTCCTTTATGCTAGCCCTGTTTATCCCTGTTTTCCTTCTCATTGTATACCTCAAGCTCACCATTCCACGGTCCGTGGGCATCCTGGGATCCAGCAGACCCTACTGGGACTACCTAGGCAGCAGCTACCAGGCTAGTTCAGAACCAGACCTACACAACCCACATGCAGCCAAAGCCAAGTTTGTTACTGACCAGGAGAAAGCCAAACGTCGCAAGAAAGCCAAAGAGAAGTATAGGAGCAAAGAGACAAAGAAGGGGAAGGctgaagacagagagaaggtGGATGAAGATGATCTGAAGGAACGGGCACGTGTCGCAGGGGAAGTGTGGGTTGCAGAGAACGATGGCGAGGTGCTTGGCTGTATTGCACGGGATGGTTGGAGTCGGAATGGTGTGTACCGAATCTGTAGGCTGGTAGTGCAGAGCTGGTACCGTAGAGAAGGGCTGGGAAGGCTGCTAGTCCAGAGCCTGGAGTTCAGAGCCAAGCAGAGCGGAGTGCGGCGGGTCTATGCTCATGTGCCCTTCCCTTCCAAAGTAGGAGAGGCTTTCTTCAGAAAACTGGGCTACAGGCTCCAGGGAGAGACTTCTGGGGTGGAaggtgaagaggaggaggattaCGAGGAGCCAGGAAAAGCCATGTTAGGGTTTCCAGTAACAAAGGTGTTTGTTAAAGACTTAGGGTTGTGA
- the znf628 gene encoding zinc finger protein 236, translating into MANSVATLVVQTELLPSQTSSSLSHFPTLLPSVEEEDNDEEKGGEEEKGSETATLTEVEMVTSSTSPGATGSQNPEHPFQCLDCGKSFKWSSRLAHHQRSHNNERPYRCNLCPKAFKGSSALLYHQRSHSGEKPYKCEDCGKAFKRSSLLQVHRSVHTGLRTFQCPYCPLTFKWSSHYQYHLRQHTGECPYPCDRCPKAFKNSSSLRRHKNVHLGVKPYVCLVCSKAFSQSTNLRQHMRIHTGERPYICGECGRSFTHSSNLALHRNSHMEVKPQGGGKTGKVASRTSVEVVLEEATSDDLKAVEMTISDMVGLVGGQEGGTSQVFLSRHVPSSRALSAVEGGQNTLTATSSEHVQVSMAESTDTDANVLLYSCGSCNETFGTQRHLEEHQALHLHNLGAGNGGEDIRVDGMEAQGGGVSLVGMAPLLADFEEVVETTTVSESGQGTELLGLGSIGGGSGQVHYDLLQTFTSSVAQLPSDDGGSIEDTTVAALSECAYCGKTFKNSSSMSRHMAQVHPLALSQSRSQFSCSVCDRSFPLLSSLLSHQLSHTEEQRLLAEAEAEIVCPPSLSLSLPLSSSSSAKREGGEDGEGEREIHVSLIAVTEEGEKQAVKSTNRASGKAGKRGGGSKGSAANIERPYRCLECGKSFKGSSGLRYHMRDHTGERPYRCIECGKSFKRSSLLSIHQRVHTGVRAFQCPYCPLTFKWSSHYQYHLRQHTGERPYVCQECGKSFKNTSCLRRHSQLHSGLRPHACSVCGKSFSQTSNLKQHERTHSGERPFQCAQCHKSFTHSSNLQLHLRTHSSRKDYKCQRCGKEFVMHSYLQRHLRTHNSSDTAMCIKEEGKTHKNGIGTSEMPAATLNLNMNAAGGLSSLFSNEGNSTLILSPSNLDIPPNMSQNYFMIQTPTGLQLIPLSNPTPTQPVPDPPPPPPPPPPPPSQNFLLLQCQSTNGSQPSLILVPTASNTNSLPAPSAPQPLPLVQTIPALPHITTLAPAQTQISPFQPLQTQQRFIFTNNSAPLITTPHTQNTIASTRPILGTLSHTRSPRTRRGRRSKTQKSGPVAQSASAPATQGLVPSTISTSTVTASVASTTTLSQQHDLPTTAPCLNSDSVPDTPSAPATDTISAVTPTTPPKDSRCILTCDHQTASTAEEVEKLPESLPEKRFVLCFEKESGQREQGDGVEVKVEMNEGVEGERSYVLHFEGESEHVEEGCEDRGEKSYVLRFHSEEEIEGDGEKEKTGMVSLNLLQDWHGARESERMEGFVEGVEMEEKAFVLHFQTDAPSDEDIAQNTGFPESSSEDLRLSCHSGQALMPLGGQEVMFELGSEAKIDADTGSGESVQMIAVIEGGASGSETGGSFTNPGGVTGTGAGQMGSIFQLEGGEGIVIIEVSSSSLTEGTEGVSVGLRNMDKEGTASQEVTSEEQKILETESRLSASVNGT; encoded by the exons ATGGCCAACTCTGTCGCTACCCTGGTAGTCCAAACGGAGCTTCTTCCCAGCCAGACTTCCTCGTCCCTCTCTCATTTTCCGACGCTTCTTCCCTCAGTGGAAGAGGAGGATAATGATGAAGAGAAAggtggagaggaagagaaagggTCAGAAACCGCCACGCTTACAGAAGTCGAGATGGTCACATCGTCCACGTCTCCAGGTGCGACAGGGTCCCAAAATCCTGAACACCCCTTTCAGTGTCTAGattgtgggaagagttttaagTGGTCTTCCAGGTTGGCACATCATCAGCGTAGCCATAACAATGAGAGGCCTTATCGCTGTAACCTCTGCCCCAAGGCTTTCAAAGGCTCATCCGCTCTGCTCTATCACCAGAG GTCTCATTCAGGAGAAAAGCCTTATAAATGTGAGGATTGTGGTAAAGCATTTAAGCGCTCATCTCTCCTCCAG GTCCATCGCAGTGTGCATACTGGTTTGCGTACCTTCCAGTGTCCATACTGCCCTCTCACCTTCAAATGGAGCTCTCACTACCAATATCACCTACGCCAACACACAGGCGAGTGCCCTTACCCGTGTGACCGATGTCCCAAAGCATTCAAGAACTCCAGCAGCCTGCGTAGGCACAAGAACGTGCATTTGGGTGTCAAGCCTTATGTCTGTTTGGTGTGCAGCAAGGCTTTCAGCCAGTCAACCAATCTAAGGCAACACATGCGCATACATACGGGAGAGAGGCCATACATCTGTGGCGAATGTGGTCGCAGTTTCACACACTCCTCCAACTTGGCACTTCATCGCAACTCACACATGGAGGTCAAGCCTCAGGGTGGGGGAAAGACAGGAAAGGTAGCTTCACGGACGAGTGTAGAGGTGGTGCTCGAGGAAGCCACGTCAGATGATTTAAAAGCAGTCGAAATGACAATATCAGACATGGTGGGCCTTGTGGGTGGGCAGGAAGGAGGGACAAGTCAGGTCTTCCTGTCTCGCCACGTGCCCTCCTCTCGTGCACTGTCCGCAGTTGAAGGCGGTCAGAACACCCTGACAGCCACCAGCTCCGAGCATGTTCAGGTGAGCATGGCAGAGTCAACAGATACAGATGCTAATGTGCTGTTGTACAGCTGCGGCAGCTGCAACGAGACATTCGGAACACAAAGACACCTGGAAGAACATCAAGCATTGCATCTGCACAACCTGGGGGCAGGTAATGGGGGTGAGGACATCAGAGTTGATGGTATGGAGGCTCAGGGAGGCGGGGTTTCACTGGTTGGGATGGCCCCCTTGTTGGCTGACTTTGAGGAGGTGGTGGAAACCACGACCGTGTCAGAGAGTGGGCAGGGGACAGAACTGCTTGGATTGGGTAGTATTGGGGGTGGATCTGGGCAGGTTCATTATGACTTGCTCCAGACCTTCACGAGCTCTGTGGCCCAGTTGCCCTCAGATGATGGCGGATCCATAGAGGACACTACTGTGGCTGCATTGTCTGAGTGTGCCTACTGCGGTAAAACCTTCAAGAACAGCAGCTCGATGAGCAGACACATGGCACAG GTGCACCCTCTGGCACTGTCCCAGTCCAGATCTCAATtcagctgctctgtgtgtgacCGATCCTTCCCCCTGCTGTCATCCCTACTTTCCCACCAGCTCTCGCACACTGAGGAGCAGAGACTGTTGGCCGAGGCAGAGGCCGAGATAGTATGCCCTCCCTCGCTGTCCCTCTCACTGCCCCTGTCATCCTCATCCTCTGCTAAGAGAGAAGGAGGGGAGGacggagagggagaaagggagatcCATGTCagccttattgcagtcacagaAGAGGGAGAGAAGCAAGCTGTGAAATCAACCAATAGGGCATCAGGGAAGGCAGGAAAAAGAGGAGGCGGGAGCAAGGGCTCTGCAGCAAATATCG AGAGGCCATATCGTTGTTTGGAATGTGGGAAATCCTTCAAGGGTTCTTCAGGTCTGCGTTACCACATGAGAGACCATACAGGAGAGAGACCGTACCGCTGCATAGAGTGTGGAAAAAGCTTTAAGAGGTCTTCCTTACTGTCCATACATCAACGG GTGCACACTGGAGTGCGAGCCTTCCAATGTCCTTACTGCCCTTTGACCTTCAAGTGGAGTTCACATTACCAGTATCATTTGCGGCAGCACACTGGCGAGCGGCCCTACGTTTGCCAGGAGTGCGGCAAATCGTTCAAGAATACCAGCTGTTTGCGCCGACACAGCCAGTTGCATTCGGGTCTGCGACCGCATGCCTGCTCTGTGTGCGGCAAGTCGTTTTCTCAAACCTCCAACCTAAAGCAACATGAGCGCACACACTCGGGCGAGAGGCCTTTCCAATGTGCGCAGTGCCATAAGAGTTTCACACACTCCTCCAACCTTCAGCTTCATCTCCGCACGCACTCCTCACGCAAGGACTACAAGTGTCAGCGCTGTGGCAAAGAGTTTGTCATGCACTCCTACCTGCAGAGGCACCTGCGGACACATAACAGCAGCGATACGGCCATGTGCATAAAGGAAGAAGGGAAAACACATAAGAATGGCATTGGGACCTCAGAGATGCCAGCTGCTACTCTGAATCTAAATATGAATGCAGCTGGAGGGCTCAGTTCCCTATTTTCTAATGAAGGGAATtccacactcattctctcaccgTCGAATTTGGACATTCCTCCTAACATGTCACAAAATTATTTTATGATCCAAACCCCTACAGGACTACAGCTGATCCCACTGTCTAATCCAACACCCACACAGCCTGTCCCAgatcctccacctcctcctccaccacctcccCCTCCACCGTCCCAGAACTTCCTGCTTCTTCAATGCCAGTCCACCAATGGGAGCCAACCGAGTCTAATTCTCGTTCCCACAGCGTCCAATACAAACAGTCTTCCCGCCCCATCAGCACCACAGCCCCTTCCCTTGGTCCAGACCATACCAGCACTGCCACACATAACCACTTTAGCTCCAGCCCAAACTCAGATATCACCGTTTCAGCCACTCCAGACCCAGCAGAGGTTTATTTTCACCAACAACAGTGCTCCCCTCATCACTACTCCACACACCCAAAACACGATAGCCAGTACTAGACCAATTCTAGGAACACTTAGCCACACCAGGAGCCCTAGAACCAGGCGTGGGCGCAGAAGTAAAACTCAGAAATCTGGGCCCGTGGCACAGTCTGCATCTGCCCCGGCAACTCAAGGATTAGTCCCTTCCACTATTTCAACATCCACAGTTACTGCTTCTGTTGCATCAACAACAACTTTGTCTCAGCAACATGATCTTCCAACAACTGCACCATGTCTGAATTCAGATTCTGTGCCTGACACACCTTCCGCCCCTGCTACTGATACTATATCAGCAGTGACCCCAACTACACCACCAAAGGACAGCCGCTGTATTTTGACATGTGACCACCAAACTGCGTCCACTGCAGAGGAGGTTGAGAAACTTCCAGAGTCACTACCAGAGAAGCGCTTTGTTCTGTGCTTCGAGAAGGAGAGTGGGCAGAGGGAGCAAGGAGacggtgtggaggtgaaggtggagATGAATGAAGGGGTGGAGGGAGAAAGGTCATATGTGTTACATTTTGAAGGAGAAAGTGAACATGTGGAAGAAGGATGTGAAGATAGAGGGGAGAAATCCTACGTTCTCCGATTTCATTCAGAGGAAGAAATAGAGGGGGATGGAGAAAAGGAGAAGACTGGGATGGTTTCTCTTAACTTGCTTCAAGATTGGCATGGAgcaagagaaagtgaaagaatgGAAGGGTTTGTAGAAGGTGTTGAGATGGAAGAGAAAGCGTTTGTTCTTCATTTTCAAACAGATGCTCCAAGTGATGAAGACATCGCTCAGAATACTGGCTTTCCTGAAAGCTCTAGTGAAGATTTGAGACTTTCTTGCCATTCTGGCCAAGCCTTAATGCCTCTTGGTGGCCAGGAGGTTATGTTTGAATTGGGCAGTGAAGCTAAAATCGATGCAGACACAGGAAGTGGGGAAAGTGTTCAAATGATTGCAGTAATAGAAGGTGGAGCCAGCGGTTCTGAAACAGGGGGCAGCTTTACTAATCCTGGGGGAGTCACTGGGACAGGAGCAGGGCAAATGGGGAGTATATTTCAGTTAGAGGGAGGAGAAggtattgttattattgagGTTAGTTCCAGCAGTTTGACAGAGGGAACAGAAGGAGTTTCGGTAGGATTAAGGAACATGGACAAAGAAGGCACTGCTTCACAAGAAGTGACGTCAGAAGAGCAGAAGATACTAGAAACTGAGAGCAGACTGTCAGCCAGCGTGAATGGGACTTAA
- the il11a gene encoding interleukin-11, whose amino-acid sequence MKLLLDSSSSLLFSVLLAQLPLFTSALPAHPRRPHADFDKLTNQTRHLQKMTHDLINDHKGEPVSDHHKFKSLPAINSRANDLSNLELKPTLSQLHADFRAFEHHFEWLNKLNQKHHHSSASKLGEMISHIRNLINLLHRQMLHVDAPRIAVPSPSLPPQASQWEMNQSSQVLLQRFRLFCDWAARALLSLKSKTQ is encoded by the exons ATGAAAT TGCTGCTCGACTCCTCCTCCTCGCTGCTCTTCTCCGTCCTATTGGCTCAGCTGCCGTTGTTTACGTCGGCGCTTCCCGCCCACCCGCGACGTCCCCACGCGGATTTTGACAAGCTGACCAACCAGACGAGGCATCTGCAGAAGATGACCCACGACCTGATC AATGACCACAAGGGTGAACCGGTGAGCGACCACCACAAGTTCAAGTCTCTTCCAGCCATCAACAGCAGAGCCAATGACCTCAGCAACCTGGAG TTAAAGCCTACACTTTCTCAGCTCCATGCTGACTTCAGGGCTTTTGAGCACCATTTCGAGTGGCTAAACAAGTTGAACCAAAAGCACCATCACTCCTCAGCATCAAAGCTCGGAGAAATGATCTCACACATTCGGAATCTCATCAACCTGCTACATCGCCAG ATGCTTCATGTGGACGCCCCTCGGATCGCCGTaccttctccctccctccctccacaaGCCTCTCAATGGGAGATGAATCAATCTTCACAGGTGCTTCTTCAGAGGTTCAGGCTTTTCTGTGATTGGGCAGCACGTGCTTTACTCAGCCTCAAGTCCAAAACACAATGA